In Bos indicus x Bos taurus breed Angus x Brahman F1 hybrid chromosome 23, Bos_hybrid_MaternalHap_v2.0, whole genome shotgun sequence, the genomic window ggactctttagggttttctatgtagaggatcatgtcatctgcaaatagtgagagttttacttcttcttttccaatttggattccttttatttctttttctgctctgattgctgtggccaaaacttccaaaactatgttgaatagtaatggtgaaagtgggcacccttgtcttgttcctgactttagaggaaatgctttcaatttttcaccattgaggataatgtttgctgtgggtttgcacAGACCACATTCTTATAAGAAATCAAAGGAAGAATGAAATCTTATGAAATTGTAAACCCTGCCATGTGCAGTGGTGTCCtctgaattttaatatattcatgtCTGGCAATAAAGTGATGTGTTTGCTAAAAACACAAACTTTGATATCCAAGAGACCTAATTTTTGTTTACAAATTTAGGATTTTAATAATCTTGGCTAAGCTGCTTAACCACTTTAgtctatttcttcaaatatagaaGGCTAACAGTAATAAATGTCAAACTGTTTTGGAGATAGTTGAGATTATGCATGTAAAAGTTGTAGTGCATATCAAACAATCAACAATACCAACAGTGCTgacattattactattattttcaaaactatttctgtatttactcatttaatttttgactgcactggatctTGGGTGCTGCTCACAGGTTTTCTGCAggtgcagtgagcagaggctactctctagctgtggtgcgccGGCTTCTCAGTGAGTTtttttctcctgttgtggagcacgagcttcagtagttgtggtgcaggagacAGTAGTTGTGGCGGATGGGCATAGCTGCCCCGCGCATGTGGAATCATAGTTGTCCtgctcatgtgggatcttccttgaccagggatcaaacctgtgtcctttaCATTGCatggcagactcttcaccactggaccaccagggaatcccagcaTTATTAGCTACAAGCAGCATATCTTTCCAGCCTTCAAATTTTGGATACTttaatttttcaaactttaaatgtGAGAATTTTTAATTAAGTATTGTTTTTGGAGGTGTGTGAACTAGTGCTCTTCCATACTGTTCTGTGATTGAGTGTTAAGTTAGATTAGCTTAATCCTTCTCATACATGATGTATTAAATTTCTATTATGTGtcctttttatatttctgatcttttttttttctttccttaccaCTAAAGTATGGGACATGGAGGACATTTACACCATTGATGAAGGAATATTCCCCAGGGCCCCTCCACCACTACCTCTTCTTTCATTTGAGtctttgtggttgttgttcagtcgttcagtcaggtcggactttgcaaccccaggaatgcagcatgccaggcttccctgtctttcaccatctcaagttcatgcccattgagttaatgatgctatctaaccatctcatcctctgttgatgccttctcctcctgtgctcaatcttttccaaaatcagagtcttttccaatgagttggctcttcacatcaggtggtgaaagtattggagcttcagcatcaacatcagtccttccagtgaacattcagtgttgatttcctttaggattgactggctggatctccttgcagtccaagggacttttgcagtccaagagtcttcaccagtaccacaattcaaaagcatcaattctttggcactcacccttcttcatggttcaattctcacatccatacacgaccatagTTCTGagtgtatggacctttgttagtaaagtgatgtctctgcttttaatacactatctaagtttgccacagcttttctttcacggagcaagggtcttttaatttcacggctgcagtcaccatctgtagtgattttggagcccaagaaaataaaatctgtcattgtttccattttttcctcatctatttgccatgaagtgatgggcccagatgccatgatcttaagttttttgaatgttaaattttaagccagcttttgcactctcctctttcaccttcatcaagaggctctttagttcctctttgctttctgccatcagggtggtatcatctgtgtatctgaggttttcAATATTTCTCCaatcagtcttgattccagcttgtgagacattcagcctggcatttcacatgatgtactctgtatatgttaaataagcaggataacaatacacaggcatgatgtactcctttcccaattttgaaacagtccatattccatgtttggttctaactgttgcttcttgtatgaaacctgcatacaggtttctcagaagacaggttaggtggtctggtattcccatctctttaagaattttccacagtttgttgtggtccaacagtcaaaggctttagtgtagtcagtgaagcagaagtagaatttttggggtatttccttgcttttttatgatccaactaatattggcaattggatctctggttcctctgccttttgtaaatccagcttgtacatttggctcttacttttccttcattaatggcttcccaggtggcactagcggtgaacaacctgcctgccaatgcaggagacaaaagaagtgTGAgcagaaatgtgggttcaatccctgggccaggaagatcccctggagggggggcatggcaacctactccagtattcttgcctggagaatcccaaggacagaggaacctagtgggctacagtccacagggtcacaaagagttggacgtgactgagtgagtaacactttcacactttttccTTTACTcagtttttattaacatttattttatgacAATATTGTATCAATTTCTTTCACACAGCAGCGGGTCTACACCCAATTCAGATTCAAAGTTTGAAAGccttagaagaattaaaaatgcACTATGTGCCTAATCATTTGAATGCAATAGAACTGAATTACATACTTTCTTATGTTGCTTAAGTTAATGTATGatcatgaaaaagtgaaagtgaagtcggtcagttgtatccaactcttttcgctcctttggactgtagcccatcaggctcctctgtccatgggattttccaggcaagaatactggagtgggttgccatttccttctccaggggatcttaccaatccagggatcaaacagaggtctcccgcattgcaggtagactctttaccatctgagccaccagggaataccaaTGATCATGTCTATGCAATAATAAATAGGTAGATGAATATGGTAATCAGCTAACCTTAGGGCTGGTGTTGCGTTTGGTTTGATGTAAGTAATGTTTCAAGATAGCTCCCAGAAAGGTGCATACGTAAAATTAACCTAATGTAAATGGATGTTCTTAGATTTTTATAATACCAAAGTGTACTTTTCCTTATATCTTCCCTcatattattaatacttttagTTTTACATCCTATCTTTGACCTGTCATTGCACTGACAGTGCAtctgtgtttgtatatatttatctatctaaATATTTATCATAGGGAGTGTTGTACACCATTACACTTTGTGCACAGATTACACAATtggatatctttaaaaaatatttatcttgattAAAATGTTGATAGCGCATAATCCTATCTTCTTTAGGAATTCCAGGCTTTTAGTTGCTGATAATACGTGAAAATGAAATCAACAGAAAGAAGAGGTAAATGATGATTACTGGGTTTTGAACTTCTGCTGTGaactatttttgttatttagtcactatgtcatgtctgagtctttatgactccatggactgtagcccaccagtttctctgtactagagtgggttgccattttcttctccagtgtatcttcccaatgcagggactgagcccacatttcctatatctcctgcattagcaggcaggttctttactggtGAGTCATCGGGAAAGCCCATGAACTGACTATGCACAGTGAATAAAGTTTTGGAGTTCTTGTTAAATTGGTGTAGTAATTTTAGTTATCTCAAGGGCAAGCGTTAAGCACTGTAATTGAATGGTAATATTTTCAAACTCTCAACAGTTTATTTTTTACTACTATACAGAAAGATTGGAGTATAGCATTCACAAATATAACGTATTAGGAGTAGAGAGACAACAATTCTGCCAAAATGTTTGCATGCAGCACTCTTAGTGATACTTCAAATGTAATATAATCTTTGTATAAGTACATTCTAGCTTATACTATTCTATATCTGAATGCATTTTAGAGATTTTTTGTATTATTCAATTACATGtgagatatatacacatacagttaCGTAGAATaatgaaaaacatatttaaaataaactttctccCTCTGTCTACATCTTTCTTACTCTTTCTAATCATTCTGCCTTGATTTTTCCTTACTTCCAATTtctctaaaatgtatatatataatgattgTACTTCAATCCTATTAATCTCAATCTGAAAGACATATTATATCTATGATTGATGCAAACCAAGTTTCATTATTTGatcttagtattttatttattattttcttgtattaaatatcaatatataactTTTTGTGAATAGTATAGAACTAATTGAGTTAATATATATCAATTTCAATGGGTACATGATTTATTCAAATAGTTGTATATAAAATCCTGTGGCCATGCCTTTGAACATGATAGATTTTCCTCTTCAACACTGCTCTTTCTTGGAAAATACCTTTTATAAATTGCTAAATGCCTGGTTTGACAGGAGCCTTGTGCCAGCAAAGGATGGAACAGAAAAATGGAAGTTCTTTCACTGGGTTTATCCTACTAGGTTTCTCTGACAGGCCTCAACTTGAGCTCGTCCTCTTGGTAATTCTTTTGATTTTCTACATCTTCACTTTGCTGGGAAACACAACCATCATTGCATTGTCCTACTTGGACCCACGTCTTCACACCCCGATGTACTTTTTCCTCTCTAACCTGAGTTTTTTGGACATGTGCTACACCACCAGCATTGTTCCCCAGTTCTTGGTTAATCTCAGTGGAGCAGACAAATCCATCTCCTTTGGTGGTTGTGTAGTTCAAATGTTCATCTCTCTGGGTTTGGGATGTACAGAATGTATTCTCCTAGGAGTTATGGCAATTGACCGCTATGCAGCTGTTTGCAGGCCCCTTCACTATACAGTAATCATGCACCCTCGTCTGTGTGCCTTGATGGCTTCTGCTTCATGGATCATTGGTTTTGCCAATTCCTTGTTACAGACAGTGCTCATCTTCCTTTTACCACTTTGTGGGAGAAATAAATTAGACCATTTCCTTTGCGAGATCCCTCCTTTTCTCAAACTTGCCTGTGTTGACACCACCATGAATGTGTATATGACCTTTTTTGGCAGTGTCATCACTCTTCTCACACCTGTTTCATTAATCATGTTCTCCTATGGTCGGATTGTCAGGGCCGTGTTAAGAATAAAGTCCGCTGCAGGGCAGAGAAAAGCATTTGGCACGTGTGGATCCCACCTCACGGTGGTCTCCCTGTTCTTTGGCACAGCCATCTCTGTGTATTTTCAGCCCAGCAGCAGCGACTCCCAGGATCAGGAAAAGTTCATGTCTCTCTTCTACACTGTCATTATCCCCATGACCAACCCCCTCATATATACGCTGAGGAACAGGGATGTGAAGGGAGCGATGAAGAAGGTGCTTTGGAAGGACTCTGACTCCAGATGATGGCTGAGGAGGACAGTTTAATGGAAGGACTTTGAACGCCAGAACTATTCAGAGATATATGTATGCCCCATGAGTTATCTAAAATTTCCGTTGGCAACTCTGCAGGGAATTTGTCTCTTTCATTCCCGTTGAAAAGTGAATGTTCGGATTCTAAGTTCATGTATGCATTTCAACTTCCAGAGATGCTGTTTCAATGTTCTGGCAGCATCTGCTTTGTAGTTACTGTTTTAACAGCTCCAAGGATTTTTATTTGCACTCTCATTTGGGTACATTGTTCCACATCTATTTGCAAAAAGACATGCGTTTATATTATATGAAGCCAAAATAAGAACATAAAACCACTGAAACACTGTAAGGAATATTATTAGTAATATTTTCTAGGAGTTACTAGAAAATAACATTCATTCGTTTATTTGGATCATGCCTCTACTGAAATTCCATGGTTTGATGATTTGATCAGACGTTTTTCACTGATGTAGGTGGAGCACTTGTGGGGAAAATAAAGTTGAATCTCAAAGAAAATCTTGCTGCATTAATTTTGGCAAAGCCATTCAGACATCAGGTGCAACTGTAACCTCAGCAGTGCGGCCGCCATATTGTGTAGGATCACTTCAGAGATGGCCGTGcctaggaaatggcaccccactccagtactcttgcctggaaaatcccatggacagaggagcctggtgggctgctgtctacggggtcgcacagagtcggacacgactgaagcgacttagcagcagcagcagcaccagcagcagtagGACTCACTGAGCGAAGGGTATGATGCACTGCTGGCAGACCACTGGTACCCCTTCGTTGGTAAGAACACCAGGTAGTTCTTACATGTATTTTTGTATACAGCAGGAGAAAAACACTGATGTGAGGTACAAAGttggttattttaattttgtgaacCACGCAGTTCCTCtctaaaatgagatttttaaatgaggaaatttTAAGGGCATTATATC contains:
- the LOC113881707 gene encoding putative olfactory receptor 2B8, whose protein sequence is MEQKNGSSFTGFILLGFSDRPQLELVLLVILLIFYIFTLLGNTTIIALSYLDPRLHTPMYFFLSNLSFLDMCYTTSIVPQFLVNLSGADKSISFGGCVVQMFISLGLGCTECILLGVMAIDRYAAVCRPLHYTVIMHPRLCALMASASWIIGFANSLLQTVLIFLLPLCGRNKLDHFLCEIPPFLKLACVDTTMNVYMTFFGSVITLLTPVSLIMFSYGRIVRAVLRIKSAAGQRKAFGTCGSHLTVVSLFFGTAISVYFQPSSSDSQDQEKFMSLFYTVIIPMTNPLIYTLRNRDVKGAMKKVLWKDSDSR